The segment CCGGCTCGACGAGCTGCGGGCCGGAGGCATGTCGGTGGAGGCCACCTTCCAGGTCGGATACCGGGCTCTCGCCCCCGATCGGGCCCGGGCGATGCGCCTGTGCGCTCTGCTCGACGCCGCCGACTTCCCGGTCGCGGTCGCGGCGGTGCTGCTCGACCGGCCGGAGCAGGAAACCGAGGAGCAACTGGAGCACCTGGTGGAGGCCGGTCTGCTCGAACCGCACTCGGCCGACCGCTACCGCTTCCACGATCTGGTACGGGCGTTCGCCGCCCGTCGCGCCGATCGCGAGGATCCCGTCGCGGATCGCGAGGCGGCGCTGGTGCGGCTGACGATGTTCCTGCATGCCACCCTGCTCCAGGCCATGAGCGCGACCGAGCGGGCCGGCTCGCTCAGCGTCCATCTGTTCTCCGTACCGCTGACCGGACTGCGGTTCGCCGACGCCGAGGAGGCGCGTGCCTGGCTGCTGGCCGAGCACACGCTCCTGGTCTCGGTGTTCTCCCGGGTGCTGCGCGACATCCCCGACGCTTCGAGGCTCGTCGTCGCCGCGCTGTCGGTGATCGCGTCGAGCGGGCTCTTCGCCGGACCCGCCCATCAGCGGGAACTGGAACGCATCACGGACCAGGCGGTCACGGCGGCCGAGCTCGCCGACGACCCGGCGTGGCAGGCGCAGACCCGGCATATCCGGGCCTGGCTCGCCTTCATCCGCGGTGACCTGGCAGCGGCGGAAAAGGATCTGCGTAAGGCGATCCGGCGTGGGCGCGCCGTCGACGACCCGGTGACGTTCTTCATGTCCGCCCGGCTGCTGTCGGTCGTACTCGCGGACCAGGGGCGGACCGCGGAGGCCGTGGAGTTCTTCGCCGAATCGGAGGCCGTCGCCGGCGCGGAGGACGATCCGAACAGCCCTGCCTACTTCAGCCGAGAAGTGGGCCGCCTGTACACCGCGCTGAGCTCGGACCGGGCCGAGGTGAACATCTCCGCGGCGCGGCATGTGAACGAGGTGAGCGATCGCCTGCGGCAGGAGGCGGCGCAGCGCTGAGCCTGTCGCTCGCCGGGCCGGCCCCCGTTCACGCGCCGTCGACCGGACGTCGATCCGTGTTCGGCATGGTGGTGCGGGTACGGACCGCATCGCCTCCTCGAACAGGTGACAGACATGCTCAAGATCGGTCTGGGGTCTCCCCAGTACGGATTGTTCACCGACCCCTCCACGATCTCCGGGTTCGCCGCCGCGGTCGAAGCGATCGGCTTCGACAGCCTGTGGGTGGGCGACCGGGCCCTGGTGCCGACGCAGCCCCGTGACCCCTATCCGGGCGGCGGCCCCGTACCGGAGGAGTACCGCAACTTCCTCGACCCCATCGCCACGCTGTCCTTCCTGGCCCACGCCACCCGGCGGTTGCGCCTGGGGACCAGCACGCTGAACGCGCCCTTCTACTCCCCGCTCCTGCTGGCCCGTTCTCTGACCTCCGTCGACATCCTCAGCGAGGGGCGGCTCGACATCGGGTTCGGGCTCGGATGGTCCTCCGACGAGTACGAGGCCATCGGTGTGCCGTGGCGGGGGCGCGGGGCACGGCTGGAAGAGATCCTGGACGTCCTGGAACACGTCTGGTCCGGTGCGCCGACCGAGCACGAAGGGACTCTGTGGACGATCCCGAGTGCGCACTTCGGGACGCTCCCCGTACAACGTCCCCGCCCGCCGGTGCTCCTGGGCGGTTTCACTCCGGCCACTCTGGAACGTATCGGCCGTCGCGCCGACGGCTGGGCGGGCGTGGGGCTGCCGGTGCCGCAACTGGCCTACGTCATCAGCCAGATCCGGCAGATCGCGGAGGCCAACGGACGTGCCCCCGACGCCCTGCGCACCGTCGTCCGGGTCAACCCCGTGGTGACGGCCGAGGCCGCGCCGAGCGACGCCGTTCCGCACCGGGGAACGGTCGTGCAGGTCTCGGACTACCTGCTCGCCGCCCATGCGGCGGGGGCGGACGAGGTCCTCATCGACCTGCAGCAGACCGCGCGGAGCGCGGAAGAGCTGACCGACCTGGCACACCGCTTTCACGAAGTCCTGCGCAAGGGCTAGGGCCTGTCCGGGGGATCTCCGAATCAAGGAACACACGATCATGACTGATGTAGTCAGCTCGAAGCCGGATGTCCACGACATGGTGGTGGTGCATCGCACCTTCCGTCGATCGTGCGCGGAACTGCCTGATCTGGTGCGCGGGCTGCGGCCCGGCGACACCGCGCGGGCCGAGCTCGTCGTCGACGCGGTGCGGTTCATGCTCATGGGCCTGGAAGCCCACCACGTCAGCGAGGACGAATTCCTCTGGCCCCGGCTCGCGGCACGGGCGGCGGTGCGGG is part of the Streptomyces sp. NBC_01262 genome and harbors:
- a CDS encoding TIGR03619 family F420-dependent LLM class oxidoreductase, which produces MLKIGLGSPQYGLFTDPSTISGFAAAVEAIGFDSLWVGDRALVPTQPRDPYPGGGPVPEEYRNFLDPIATLSFLAHATRRLRLGTSTLNAPFYSPLLLARSLTSVDILSEGRLDIGFGLGWSSDEYEAIGVPWRGRGARLEEILDVLEHVWSGAPTEHEGTLWTIPSAHFGTLPVQRPRPPVLLGGFTPATLERIGRRADGWAGVGLPVPQLAYVISQIRQIAEANGRAPDALRTVVRVNPVVTAEAAPSDAVPHRGTVVQVSDYLLAAHAAGADEVLIDLQQTARSAEELTDLAHRFHEVLRKG